CGTTCCCCGATCCATCGGTGATCGTCGCATACTCCAGATCCCCCAAATTCCCATTTGCGTCGCCCGATCCGTAATACGTGTACGTAACTTCTCGGACGGTCTGCCAGCTTCCGCCGCCTATTTGCTGCCGGAGCGTAATCGTGGCGATCTGCCCTTGGTTCGGATCGAAGGCAGGCAGATAGGTAGTGAGATACGAGTTGATCGTCGTGACCCCGCCGACCGTGCCCGACTGTTGCACTTCGGTGGGACGCCCCATCGAGTCCCAGCTGACAACTTGAATGACCGTCCCGCCGGGTTCGGTTTCAGACACGAGCGATCCTGGCTCAGCGTCCGCTGTAGACGAATAGAACCCCTGAAACGTAAGTTGATCCCCCGACCCATCGTTCAACACGAACGTGTCGGTAGACGACTGGTACGAAAGGGTACTCGTATCGTTGAACTCCGGCGTGTAGCTTGGGTAGTTCCCGTTACCGTCCGGCGTGCCTTGTCCGTCGTAGAAGCGTGCCGTGGAGCCGTTCGTGAGCAGTTCGAGTTGTGAGCCGTTTTGGATCAACTGGGGTTGCTGAGTACTCACCCAATTGTTGCCGTTCATCGAATTGGCAGCGTAGGCCGAATTGTTCGTCCACGATCTCGTCTGCCCCCACGCACCGCCCATGCCATCCGATCCAAGATCCGAGGCCGAGAGCGTGACCACGCCATCCGAATACCGTAGTGGAGCTTCGGTGTCTTCGTCAGGAATGTCTCCGACCGCAGCCGGATTTGGCGTGACGGCATTCGTCTGACCCATGCACGAACAGGCGCAGGGGTTGACAACTTTCGGGGCAATGGTCGGATCAATGACGGTCAACGGATCATTAGCTGTACCTGCTGCGTAAGTTGAGTCGCCCGGGTAGGATGCTGTCAGAGTATAAATGCCGGCTTCACGAATGTTGAGTGAAACATAGCCCGTGGCCCACACATTGACGACACCGGTCGCATCCAATGTCCCTGTGCCTAGGACCGTCGTTTTTCCACTTGGGTCAGTGACCGATAGGGTCGTGATGGCCGTCGGGGCCGGGAAAGCCGAGGCGTCGGCCTTGAATCGGATCGTTTTCCCAATCTGGGCTGGTGTGGTGGGGTCGACGGCGACACCGAGCATCAAGGTCAATGGCGGATCGTTCCCCGCCACCACACTCAGTCCGCTGATGCTGGTTCCGACACCCGGGTCAAAATCTCCGATCGCGCCGGCGACAATTTGTCCGCTTTCCCCGCTGTATGTCCGCACCTCCGGAGTAGCCCCCGGTCCTGTTCCCGTCACGATCGCGGCGTTCGCGTTTTGCTCGATGTAAGACGTCCCAACCTGCACCCCGGTCCGGGTTGATGGGTCGAACGCCATGAAGTCACGGGCAATTGCGCCAGTCACCCCATCGAATACTTTCACTTCAGGTCCGCCACCCATCCCGGGCCCGACCACCAGATCATCCCGGCCATCGCCTGTCACATCGCCAGTCGCAACGTTGGCTCCACCGGTAAACGACTGATTAAATGCGTAAAAATCCCCTAATGGCCCAGCGATCGACGTGCCTGCGTCATTCACGATACGAACGCGCGCGGCACCACCTGAGGCGGCCCCGATGACGATCTGCTCGGTCGATCCCGTCCCGGTGAAATTCCCGGCCGCGACATTGATCCCACCGCGGAAATTCGGTTCAAACGCGAAGAAGCTTGATACCAGAGCGCCAGTCACGCCATCGAACACTTCAACGACAGGGTCGCCACCGGTCCCGGCCCCGACGATGATGTCGTTGTGGCCGCTACCCGTCACGTCACCGACCGCGATGCTCAGGCCGCCGGTAAATGACTGTGGTAGCGCAAAGAAATTTCCGATCGGAGACGACAGTTGTAGACCTGTCTTACCATTAAACACTTCGATCCGGGGACCGCCGTTACTTGCAACGGCCGTCACCACGTCCGGATACCCGTCGCCTGTCAAATCACCGACCGCCACATTCACTCCTCCGGTGAACGAGGCGTCAAACGGATTCAAGGTGTACAGGGTGTTGCCGGTGTCGGCGTCGAACAGTTTGACCGTTGCAGCCTCTCCTGGTCCCGAACCGACTGCGATCACTGGCGATGGCAGTGGTCGAGAGGATGGCACTAAACGGTCTTCGAGTTGGAGAACACCGATGCGGGCCTTGACCCGTTCCGCTGGGGTTGGTTGCCCGAGAAGATAATCCCAAATGCGGTCGGTGCGGCGGAGCCACGAGGGGACGGTGATGCGCATGGGCGTCTCGGGGCAACGAGGGGCAAACGTTATAAATGCTCCGCACGGGGCGGAGACATCGTTGTTAATCAAAAAGTACGACAGCCGAAGCCGGGACTATGCGAGAAAGACGTGCCCGCAAGAGCCCTGATCAAGTCGAAAAAATTGGTCGCTTGCTCTTAAAACTAAGATTCAACCAAGAAAATACAAGGCAACGGTTGTCAGGGAAGAGGAAGATAACACGACGAGAATACCTCGGTCAAGGACCGTCGCACGAAAAAAGAAATAAAAATACATTTATTCCATCTACTACTTTTTCGCCCCGGCAATTAATCCGCCCCAACTCCTGTTCTCAACCTGATTTTGAAGCGATTCCTTACCAATCATTGCCCAAAAGGAGATCAATTGCCCGGCAACCGCGGACGTGTGGGCCTTCGGAGCGGCAGTGGTTCAGGACGTCGGGGTTGTCGCAACATGCTTCTTCGAGTGCGTCCGCGAGGATCGGGAGGCGGTCGAACGCGCAGTCGGTATAGATGCCCTCAGCAAGGGAAAGGACGGTGGAGGTTTGCCAGCGGGGTTCCAGGCGTGTCCAGGTTCGGGCAAATTTGGCTAGACTTCTACCTACGGCTGATGTCTGTTTCCGCGAATTGCCGGATAGCGTCTTGGTGACACCGTGGCCGACTCCGGCCGACTCCCCGGAACGGACGTGCCGTTGGCCGCGCGAACGGCTCAGCCCTCTATTCCCAGATTAACCACGGCACGAAGCGGAACCCGGCCGTGGCGCGGTCTTCGGAACGGGGCGGATGGTGGGGTAGGGGTTTTTGCGCTTTTTGCGCCTTACATCGTGTTTTTTGACGGAGTATCCACAACGATGGGTATGCACAAGGGGTCTGCGGTGATGGTCGGGACCACCCGGGCGGTCCGGGAGCGTGCGTCCACACCTTCCGAATCCGCTTCGACGCCCAATCGGAATGCTAGAGCATTGCCCGGTTCAGAACTACCCTGGAAAAGGCTCATTCCTGGCCGCGTAAAGGATAACGCAACGCGGACCGCGAAATCGTTCCGGGACTTGAAGAACTGCATCAACGCCCGCTGCATCTTCCGGGCGCAGAACCGGTGTGTCGGCGGCAACTACTCTCTAGAAGCCGGAGATGGAAACCGCCGTGGAGCATCTACTACTCGCGCTCGCTCGACGTGCCAGTGACGCGCGGTCCGATGCCGATTTGCTGGCATTGGTCCGGGAGGATCACAGCGCATTCGCCGAACTTATTGCCAGACATGGCTCTATGGTTTGGCGGAGCTGTCGCCACTTGCTCGGCGACGCGGATGCCGAGGATGCGTTTCAAGCGACCTTTCTGGTCCTGATTCGGTCTGCCGCCGGGGTGCGAAATGGAACGGCTATCGCTTCATGGCTCCACGGCGTGGCGGTGCGGATTTCGCTCACTGTTCGGCGAGAGGCCGGACGACGACGTGTTCGGGAGCAAGCCACCGCTCGTCCCGAAACGATTGCGCCACGCGAACTCGATGACCGGGCAGACACTATGGCGGCAGTCCACCGTGAGGTGGCGGCGCTGCCCGAACCCGACCGCTCTGCGTTCGTGTTGTGTGTGGTGGAGGGGCTGACCCAGGTTGAGGCATCGACCCGCCTCGGACGAACCCCCGGCACCATCGCGGGTCAGGTCGCCCGCGCCAAGAAGCAACTCGCCGCGCGGCTGACCAAGCGAGGCATCGTACCCGGGTTCGCCGCACTGGCAGCCCTGAGTACGACATCGGCTGCCGACGCGGTTCCTACGGGTTTGATGGAACGTGTGCTGAATCTGTCGGCGGCGGAAGCGTCGCCGGTCGTGCTGCGACTCGCCAAAGGAGCGATGGGAATGACCGTATCTACCAAGCTGATTCTGAGCATTACGGTGAGTGTCTGCGGGATTTTCGCCGCATCGAGTCTCTACCTCGGTGCTGCCGCGTCTCCCGAAGACAAGCCAGCTCCCCGACTGGAGGGGAATAAGCCCGTGCCTCCCAGAGACGACCGGGAGGCGGACGTGGAGGCCCTCAAAAAGGAAATCGAGGCTTTGCGCATGAAGGTCGAGGCCTTCGGCAAGAAGGAGGAACAGCCCCGCCAGGAACACCAGAAGATCGTGGTTACCAGCCTCAAGGCCAAGGACGTCAACATCACACAGCAATATGTCGGCAAAATCTTCGCGCAGCGCCACATCAACATCCGTGGCCTGGTGAACGGGTATCTCGCGGAGGTTCTGGTCAAGGAAGGCCAGGCGGTGAAACAGGGTGATGCGATGTTCAAGATCTTACCAATTCTCTACAAGGCAAAGCTGGACGCCGAGTTGGCTGAGGTCCGGATCGCTCAGCTCGAATTCGATCACACCAAGAAATTAGCCGACAGCGTGCCGCCCGTGATCTCTCAGCGTGAAGTGGCACTCTCCGAGGCCAAATTGGCCAAGGCCCAGGCTAAGGCCAAGGTTGCTCAGGCCGATTTAAACTTCACGGAGCTTAGAGCACCATTCGACGGCTTCGTCGGCCGCTTCCAAATGCAGCAGGGCAGCCTGATCAAGGAGGGGGATACCCTCACGACCTTGACCGATAACAGTGTGGTGTGGGTTTATTTCAACGTACCCGAAGTTCGCTACCTCGAATACATGGCCAACCCGGGCCATGTTAAGGAGGACCGGCCGATCGATCTCGTGCTAGCGAACGGCAGCACGTTTCCCCAGTCCGGCAAGCTCGGTGCGATCGAAACGCAGTCCGAAAACGAGACCGGGAACATCCCCTTCCGCGCGGACTTTCCGAACCCGGACCGCCTGTTGCGTCACGGCCAGACCGGCACCGTGTTGATGCACCGGGCGTTGAAGGACGCTATCGTCATCCCCCAGCGGGCGACGTTCGAGATTCGTGACAAGCGGTACGTTTACGTCGTCGACAAGGACAACGTGGTGCATCAGCGCGAGATCGTCATCCAGAACGAAGTGGATGACTTCTTTGTCATCAAGAAGGGGCTCGACGCGAATGACCGGATTGTTGTCGATGGGGTCCGACGGGTTCGTGACGGCGAGAAGGTGGAATACGAGTTTCGTAAGCCGGACGAGGTTCTGGCAACTCCCAAAAAACCTGTCGGGAAGTGACCGTTTCCCGGTGCAGAAGCCGAGCAACCGGCGGCCGATGCCACAATCGGGCCGACGAGATGGCCGACCCGGGGGGCACGCTCGAACGGCCGTCGGCCGTCCGAGCGGTTACTGGCGTTACTTCGTGACGTAAATCGTCTTCGAGCCGCGGGCTTTCGCCAGCGCGTCCAAGCCTGCTTTCGTAACCTTGGTGTTTAGCAGGGTTAGCAGATCCAATTTCTCGAAATCCGTAACGCTGTGAAAGTGCCGGAGTCCCTTGTCGGTGAAGCCGGTGCCGTCGAGGACAAGTCGCTGCAGTTTCTTCAGGGCTGCCAGTTGCTTCAGCCCGGCGTCGGTGACCGCGGATTTGGCAAGGGTGAGAAATCGCACATTGGGTAGCTCCGCGACACCCTCGAGCGTCGCGTCGGTGATTTTCGGCCCCCAGAGATTCAAATCATGCAGCTTCTTGAGATCCTTCAGGTCCTTGAGGCCGGGTCCGGTAACATCCGTGGTGTCGCAGAACAATGTCTCCAGATTGTCCAGTCCGCGCAGTTCCTTGAGTCCGTCGTCGGTGATTTTGGTGCCGAAGAAGCGCACATCGGTGAGTTGCTTGTAGCGACCCAATTCCTTGAGTCCCGCGTCCGTGACGGGGACGTCATTGAAGCGCACCGTGTTGAGGTTCTTGATTTCCGCGAGAAGTTTGATGTGGCTATCCGTGAATTTCTTCCCGCCGAAAACGACCATTGTCCCAGTCGGGAAGTTGGCCACGAAGCCGCCCAACTTCCTGATCTGCTTGACAGCGGCCGCTTCGTCGGCACGGACGGCTGTGCTGACACAGCAGGACGCCATCAAGCACGCGCCGGTTCGCAACGTCACGGGCGTCATGGGAAATCACTCCAGGTTGGGCAACGAGTCTAACGAAGGGTAGTTTGCCGAACGATGAAGTCAAACAGAGATGGACCGGCGTTGCCTCTGGCGCGCGCCGCTCGAGCCTCTGCGAACGGCGACTTGTTGACTTACTGCTCTCACCTCTGGGAAGATCTGGTATCGATATCGAGTGCCGGTCCGCGGCGGCCGCGGGCTGAGGTCTGCTTGGTTAATATCGGAGAGGTGAAACAATGATAGAGAGCGACGACCTTCGCTATACGAAGATGGCCCGGTTGAAGTCTCTCTAACTCGCTGATTATGCGGCGATTCCCAGCTCGTTTGGCTCCGAAGCGACGTGACCCCTCATGATGGGCTGCGGCCGTGCGGCCAAGACCCGCCCATACACGACGTCCCAGACCCCGCTCAGGAGGATCACCCGCAGGTTCAAGATCACTTGCGCCCCCTCTTTCGTCCACCGCATGCCGCTGAGCTTCAACCGCTGAGTGAACACCGTCTTGCACGCCGCCTCGGTTACTCCACTGCCCAACGGAACACCCACCCGTCGGTATCTCGCGTAGTCCATGTGACCCATCCGGTTTCGCAGGTACGCGTACGCCCGGTCGTACTCCTTCTTCTGGGTCCGGGTCAGCGTCCGGGCCACCCGGAACGCCGCGGCCGAGTGCAGCACCCGGTTCACCCCGCCCGGTTGGAGCATCCACTTCAGCATCTTCTTCGCCCACCCCACGGCCCCCCGGTCGCCACCGAACAACACGTTCGCCAACGTCCACACCCGCTCGCTCGCGTGGTAGTAATCGACCACCCGGACCCACTCTAAGACCTGCTGGGTCCGCGGGTGCGTCATCCCCTTGAGCACGTCGTCGTAGTACCCGGTCTCGTTGTCCCCGGCGTCCGTCACGTAGCACCACCGGGGTAACGGACCCTCCCACCGGGTCAACACGTCGCGGATGATGGCCGTCAACGCCCCACGCATCGCGGGCTGGCCGGATGCGGGCGCGTACGCCAGGTACACGGTCCCCAACCGCGTCCCCCGGCGGTCGTACACGCTGACCGTGCCCGTGCTGGCCACCTCGTACAGACTCCCGCGTGTCATCCGCAGACGGAGCGTGATCCCGTCCCGACCGACACACACGACCGGCTTGTGTCGGCCGGTCGATGCCCCGGCCGCGACCAGCCAGGCCACGAGTTGGTCGACCTGGGCGTCGTGCCGGTATTCGGCCATCTCGTCCGACACGGCCCGACTCACCTGGCGCAACTTCTTGACCCCCCAACCGACCCCGTGGTCCGTCCGCAGGCGGGCCAGAACCCGCTGCTGGTTGGATCCGGCCTCGGCCAGGAACTGGCACGCCCGGGCGGCCAGAGCCGGACTCGCCCCGTGGATCAATCCCAGCCGGTGGGCCAGCGGGAAGAGCATCGGTTCGCCCGCCTGGGATGGCCGGTAGCCGATCCGCCGGACGACCAGTTGGCCGAACACCGTCCACACGTTCTGCGGGGTCTTTGCGCCGACCCGCGTGTACCTCTCGCACGCGAACTGGGCGTGCCGGGGTTGCTCGGCGATGGCCGCCGGTTCGACGTGGTTGTAGGTGTACTGGACGACGTGCCGGCCGAGCCCGCGGAGAGCGTTCTGAACGTCGTGCTCGAATTGCTGGGTCCGTGCCGGGGTGATGGGCTCCGACCGGAAGGCGTCGACGAGCGCCTGGAGTTGGTCCCGGGACGCGGTACACAGATCGTCGAGGGAGCGGTCCCGAGGGCTGGGCGTGTCCGATTCGCAGGGGGCCGTACACGTGGCCATGACGAGGGTCAGGGGATAGAAAGGGTCATGCGGCGTTCCTTCGCTCGATGAGTCGTAGTAAACCCAAAGAGAGTCGGAACGCCGCACTTTTTCAAGCACAAACGGCGAATGGCATGGAGGGCGAAAAGGGACTCGCAGCGTGTTTCCCGGCCCGAACGCCAAAAACCCCGGCATTTCACAGCATCAGAGAGACTTCACCCGATGGCCCTCAACAATGGCTCCGGTGCTATCCCCGCCCTCGGGTTCGGCACACTGATCCCCGACCCTGCGGCGACCAGAATCGCGACCAAGGCAGCGCTGGAGGCGGGATTTCGACAGCTCGACGCTTCCGAACGCTACCGAAATGAAAAGGAGGTCGGCGAAGCGATCCAGGAGGTGTTCAAGGCGGGGAGGATCAAGCGGGAGGAAGTGTTTGTCGCCACCAAGCTCTGGAATAACAACCATCGTCCTGAACGCGTCAAGCCCGCCTTCGAGGCCAGCCTCAAGAAACTTCAACTCGACTACATCGATCTCTATCTCATCCACACCCCCTTTGCCTTCCAACCTGGAGACGAGCAAGACCCGAGAGATGCGAACGGCAATGTGATTTATGACAAAGGGGTAACGCTGCTGGAAACATGGAGGGCGTTGGAGTGCCTGGTGGACGAGGGCAAGTGCAAAGCCATCGGATTATCCGATGTCAGCCTGGACCAGACGAAAGAGATCTTTGAAGCGGGGAGGATCAAGCCCACTGTTGTTCACGTCGAATCGCATCCGTATCTCCCGCAACGGGAACTTTTGGATTATTGCAGAACAAATGGCATCGTGCTGCAAGCGTTCGCCGCGCTGGGGCATAGCAGCGAGCCAAAGCTGCTGGAAGATCCTGTCATCACCGCTATCGCCGTGCGAGTCAACAAGACCCCCGCGCAAGTCTTGCTCGCCTGGGCGATCCAGCGCGGCACGGCCCTCCTGACCACCTCGAAGACTCCCAGCCGGATCAAGGAGAACTTTGAAGTCTCCACCCTTCCTCAAGACGCCATGCGGGAGATTAGCGAAGGAATCAAGTCGCGGGTCAGGTTTAATGCCGTTGTTGAGACCGGCGTTCCCGGGTTCATTCCGAGAGCAAAGGGAGGTTGAGACGGCAAGGTGTTCGGCGCGGCGGTCATATCGACTGAAGAGGAGGAGCGTCCTGGTTGGCACGAGCCTTGACAGCGCGTCCTGGAGTAGCTTCAAACGTTAAATTCGGCTGGAGACCAGCGGTTCCTGTGACCGCGCCAGAGCCAGCGGTTGGATACCAGGCACGCTTCGGCGTGGCCGGGACGAACATGGCTCACTTGCTGCGCTTCTTTCGCTGCCGCTGCTGCTGCGATTTTCTGCCCGGCCTGTACCCCGTCTTTACCGACCCGGCCCCACGCTCACCAGGTTTCTCGCCCTTCGGCGGGTTCGCGACGGTGTGGTAGTGATGGCCGCGTTGGCTTACTTCTTCCGCGCCTCCAGCGCCTCCTTCGGCGGCTGTGCCTCAATGAGCCCGCCAAACCCGCCGATCAGGTCCGCCCGGCCCGCCTTGGATGCGCGCGTCACGGACCTCGAAGTCGTTCTCGGGCCTGAAGAACGGCATCAACGCCCGCTGCATCTTCCGGTCGTTCAGCCCCTTCGCGATCGCCACCGGCTTCTTCGTGAACGGGTCGATGCCGTGTAACACATACACGTCGCGATGTCGATCGAGACGGCGGTGAAGCTGGCCGCGAGTCCTCACATCCTCCGCCGACACCCGTCCGAAAGCGACCAGGTGGAGATAGCGTTTCCGCTTCAGGAAACGTCACCGAACGTTGGCAACCTGCCTTCAAGCGGGATCCTGACCGGCAACAGACGCCTGAGCGGTTGACCCTTGAGCGAACTAGCCGTTACTTGTATCCTCAGGGATAGAACGGCTTGGTACAGTACCACCCTCTCCAATTACGATAGCATGAACAAACGTCGCCCCAAACAATCTAAAGGGATTCTTGACCAGGAGCGGGAAGCCGCAGAAATGATGTCCCGCGTGCCGGCCGGGGTTCTTGGGCTCAGGCTGCGGCGGGCGCGGACTCTTCAGGGGCTCTCCGTCCGCGATGTGGCCAGTCGCGCCTCCCTGAGCAAGACCTCCGTCGTCCGGCTCGAACAGGGACACGACGTTCACCCGCTAACGGTGGTCAAGGTCTGCGCCGTGCTGGGACTGCACCTAGCTGGGATCACCGGCTCGCAGGCGGCGGGCGATGCGGCGGCCACCGCCCACCACAAAGCGGACGACCGCTGGTACGACATGACCGACTTCGGCGCTGGTCCGCTTGGCGGCGTGGAACGGCCTCTGACCCCGGCCGAGCGTAAGAGCTGTGCCGAGGGCGGCACCGCGGTCGCGCTCTTACTGCTCAAAAGCCGCTTAACGACAGGACGCTTGCTGCCGACGGTACTCGAACTCTACAGCGCCAGCCCGACGCGCAGCCACGCCGGCGAGGAATTCGTCTACGTACTGTGTGGCAAGCTAACGCTCTGCATTGAGGGCGTCGTTCACACGCTGTCGGAAGGGGAGGCGATGACCTTCTGGAGCGAGGAAGAACACAGCTACGCCCCCGCGCCCGATTCGCCGACGATGCCAGTGCAAGTGCTGTCCGTGCGCATCGACGAGAAGAGAAGCCGACCACGACGCAGCACCAGCAAGCCCCTGTGATCGCCCCCGCCATCACTTTTTTCGGGACACGAGGACTTGACAAGGCTAAACACTGGCTTAGTCTGGCACAGTGCCACGAATGGTACAGTACCATTCGTGGCACTGTGCCAGACTAAGCCAGACGACGTTGGCTTTTCGGAGGATCGTATATGGTGAACTGGGGAAAGGTCATTCTGGCGGGCGTCGTGTTCGTGTTCGTGTTCGTGGCCGCAACGGCGGACACCCCCCGCGAGTACAAGGGCTGGGGCCTGGATCAAGAAAAAGAGCAGGTCAAACGCCGGGAGGATCCGACAGCCTGGGACAAGGAGATGCTCGAACAAGACAAAGTTCTGTCCAAAGTTCTGTCCAAGGGTCCTGGTTCGAGGCCGTTCGCGTTCGGCACCTTTCCGGTGCCCCAGTACGACCTCGTTGGAAAAGGCTCTTGTGGCGGGAACGGCAACCTGTTCGCGGAACACCCCTGGCGCGATCACTACGTTCTGAGCAATACTTTCTTTGTCGGTCGTAGCCCGGTAAACGAGAAATTCGTCGGGGACCGCAAAGATGAGGTCTTCTTCCACATCCTAGTGCTTGCGGACAAGAAGTTGGACGGTTCCAACGTCGCCAGTAACATCAGTTCGCGAAACCACCCGCATTACATCGGGCAAGGGCAGTTCAAGACGTCGAGGTCCGAAGTCTACTACGTGGCATTCCAGACTGCCGACCGAAACGCATACGCGGTCGTCAACATGCGGCTGTTCGACTTGCGGGCAGGGCGAGTCGTCATCATCACCCCGCAAAAAGACGGGACATTGCGGTCCATGCAGGTGGAGGCCCCGACCCTTTCCTCGGCAGAAGTGAAAGACTTCGATGCCAAGCTCCTCAAAGAGCCTGGGGTCATCAAGTTCCTGGACTCGACTGGGAAAGAGTAGTTCAGGCGGGGCTAACGGGGAGAGCGATGCTTAGGGCCGAGTTGCTGATCCCTTGCCGTTCCGCTTGTCCTTCTTTCCTTGCTGCCGCCGCTGCGTTTTCCGCCCCGGCCGGTAGCCTGCCGCCTTCACCGGCCCCGCCCCACGCTCTCCAGGTTTCTCGCCCCGCGCCGGGTTAGCGACCGCATGGTAGTGGTCGTCGTCCTCGTCCCCGCGGACCGCTCGGTTCGCCTCACGCCGCCGCTTCTCCAGCGTTTCTTTGGGCGGGTTCGCCGGGATCAGCCCCTCGCACCCGCCGATCAGATCCGCCCGACTTTGATGAGCGCGTCGCGGACCGCGAAGTCGTTCTCGGGCTCGAAGAACGGCATCAACGCCCGCTGCATCTTCCGGTCGTTCAACCCCTTGGCGATCGCCACCGGCTTCTTCGTGAACGGGTCGATGCCCGTGTAATACATGCACGTCGCGATGTCAAACGGTCCATAATGAAACCGCCGGCCCACCTTTACAGCGACGCTCGCGACCGAGTGGGATTTTAGGTTCAAATCCTTGCCGGGTAACGCAAAAAACCCCTGCGAATCCCGAGAGTTCTGTCATTACTGTCGTTCACCTATCTGTCGAAAAAGCGTTTTGCCGATTGTTCGATGTCCAAACTGAGCGGGGATGACCAGCGAAACGCCCCAATGCGTATTGTGTCGCGAGCAGTACTATTCCGCATTACACCGAATCAGCGTTTCGACGGCTTCCCACCCACGCCCGATGGCTTGCAGGAATCGCACACCACCTGCCCGCTCTTGTTGAGGGTGAACTCATAACTCGGCTTTCCACACACCGGGCACGGCACGGCCTCGATCGTTTCCAGCAGCGGATCCCACACCACATCCAGGCGGCCCGTTGCGTGATCGGCCGCCGTCACCGAAATCTGCACCAACAACTTCGGCTGCTCGACTCGCAAGAGTTGCAACAGCCGCAGGTCGGCTTGAAGTTGACTCTTTTGTCGAAGCTCCGCGATGCGTAGTTGCTCCTCGCGGGCCAGAGCGGCTTGACGTTCGGCACGTCGGCCGGCCGCCTCCTCCGCATTCGCCGTCGCCCGCTTCTTTTGCTCGTCCAGTTCCAGACGCATATCGGCATAGTACTGTTGCAATCGCCCAATCTGTACGTCGCACCGCTCGCTCAGTTCGCGGCCACGGTTGTTCGCCAGAGCCGCGATGCTTCGCAAGATTTGGCCGCGAGCCAACTGATAGCCCGCCTGCAAACTGATGGCGCGAGCCGGGGGCAACGCCGGCGATGCGTGCTCGGCTAGCCGCGTGGGGTCCAAGATTTGTTCCAGGTGCCGCACCTCGCGGCCGTAGTGAAGATCGATCGCGAGGGGCAAGACCATCTGCTCTTTCTGATCACTGACGAAAGCCGTCTGAAACCAGAACGCCACCTGTGGAAAATGCAATGCCCGAACTGTTTTAATCTGAATCGTGGCTGGTGCGACCGTCAAACTCCGTCGCAG
This is a stretch of genomic DNA from Fimbriiglobus ruber. It encodes these proteins:
- a CDS encoding efflux RND transporter periplasmic adaptor subunit, whose protein sequence is METAVEHLLLALARRASDARSDADLLALVREDHSAFAELIARHGSMVWRSCRHLLGDADAEDAFQATFLVLIRSAAGVRNGTAIASWLHGVAVRISLTVRREAGRRRVREQATARPETIAPRELDDRADTMAAVHREVAALPEPDRSAFVLCVVEGLTQVEASTRLGRTPGTIAGQVARAKKQLAARLTKRGIVPGFAALAALSTTSAADAVPTGLMERVLNLSAAEASPVVLRLAKGAMGMTVSTKLILSITVSVCGIFAASSLYLGAAASPEDKPAPRLEGNKPVPPRDDREADVEALKKEIEALRMKVEAFGKKEEQPRQEHQKIVVTSLKAKDVNITQQYVGKIFAQRHINIRGLVNGYLAEVLVKEGQAVKQGDAMFKILPILYKAKLDAELAEVRIAQLEFDHTKKLADSVPPVISQREVALSEAKLAKAQAKAKVAQADLNFTELRAPFDGFVGRFQMQQGSLIKEGDTLTTLTDNSVVWVYFNVPEVRYLEYMANPGHVKEDRPIDLVLANGSTFPQSGKLGAIETQSENETGNIPFRADFPNPDRLLRHGQTGTVLMHRALKDAIVIPQRATFEIRDKRYVYVVDKDNVVHQREIVIQNEVDDFFVIKKGLDANDRIVVDGVRRVRDGEKVEYEFRKPDEVLATPKKPVGK
- a CDS encoding aldo/keto reductase, which produces MALNNGSGAIPALGFGTLIPDPAATRIATKAALEAGFRQLDASERYRNEKEVGEAIQEVFKAGRIKREEVFVATKLWNNNHRPERVKPAFEASLKKLQLDYIDLYLIHTPFAFQPGDEQDPRDANGNVIYDKGVTLLETWRALECLVDEGKCKAIGLSDVSLDQTKEIFEAGRIKPTVVHVESHPYLPQRELLDYCRTNGIVLQAFAALGHSSEPKLLEDPVITAIAVRVNKTPAQVLLAWAIQRGTALLTTSKTPSRIKENFEVSTLPQDAMREISEGIKSRVRFNAVVETGVPGFIPRAKGG
- a CDS encoding helix-turn-helix domain-containing protein → MNKRRPKQSKGILDQEREAAEMMSRVPAGVLGLRLRRARTLQGLSVRDVASRASLSKTSVVRLEQGHDVHPLTVVKVCAVLGLHLAGITGSQAAGDAAATAHHKADDRWYDMTDFGAGPLGGVERPLTPAERKSCAEGGTAVALLLLKSRLTTGRLLPTVLELYSASPTRSHAGEEFVYVLCGKLTLCIEGVVHTLSEGEAMTFWSEEEHSYAPAPDSPTMPVQVLSVRIDEKRSRPRRSTSKPL
- a CDS encoding DUF3362 domain-containing protein; its protein translation is MYYTGIDPFTKKPVAIAKGLNDRKMQRALMPFFEPENDFAVRDALIKVGRI